The following proteins come from a genomic window of Lolium rigidum isolate FL_2022 chromosome 5, APGP_CSIRO_Lrig_0.1, whole genome shotgun sequence:
- the LOC124656320 gene encoding probable E3 ubiquitin-protein ligase ATL45: MMMEAAHATTTTTATAGCPRAEPHSYFGRILPEERAEAPARFSVHAFLGFLRRRRPAGPRRVPFRWEFTPPVDAAAAAAAAPYRNGGFGAVPASGRAIDALPETTAGEAREKECSVCMEVFGEEGERLRRMPCLHAFHGGCISDWLRVSRLCPLCRYALPSQKEDERMLR, translated from the coding sequence ATGATGATGGAGGCGGCGCacgcgaccacgaccacgacggcAACGGCGGGCTGTCCAAGAGCGGAACCGCACTCGTACTTCGGCCGGATACTGCCGGAGGAGCGCGCGGAAGCGCCTGCGCGCTTTTCTGTCCACGCCTTTCTCGGATTTCTTCGGCGGAGGAGGCCCGCGGGTCCTCGTCGGGTGCCGTTCAGGTGGGAGTTCACTCCGCCCGTCGacgctgctgcggcggcggcggcggcgccgtacAGGAACGGCGGCTTCGGCGCTGTCCCGGCGTCGGGCAGGGCCATTGACGCGCTGCCGGAGACTACGGCCGGCGAGGCGAGGGAGAAGGAGTGCTCGGTGTGCATGGAGGTGttcggggaggagggggagaggctGAGGAGGATGCCGTGCTTGCACGCGTTCCACGGAGGCTGCATCTCCGACTGGCTCCGCGTGAGCCGTCTCTGCCCGCTCTGCCGCTACGCGCTGCCCAGCCAAAAAGAGGATGAACGTATGCTGCGCTAG
- the LOC124655069 gene encoding actin-related protein 4-like isoform X1 — translation MDVDKAKTKRKYFVGQELEFRRDHMELIPPMKDGIVTDWDVVDNIWNHAFRRRLLINPEEHPMLIAEPSTNSGQQREKAAELMFEKYKVPALFLAKNAVLTSFASGRATSLVVDSGGGSTVISAVHDGYVLQKSVATSPIGGEFLTDCMMKSLESKGVVIRPRYSFKKKEVSPGDYKVVDLDFPNTTDSYRLYCMRAIASDIKESVCRVPDTPFDEVAYANVPTTSYELPDGQTIEVGADRFKIPDILFNPYLSQTIPGVEGFGDSTSIRGLPRMVLDSVNRCDVDIRKELLSSILLSGGSSSILQLKERLEKEVMEESPQNARVKVLASGNSIERRFSVWIGGSILASLGSFQQMWFSKAEYEEHGVSYIQRKCP, via the exons ATGGATGTGGACAAAGCCAAGACAAAGCGCAAATATTTTGTCGGTCAAGAATTAGAGTTCAGGAGGGATCATATGGAG CTGATCCCGCCAATGAAAGATGGAATAGTTACTGATTGGGATGTTGTTGACAACATATGGAATCATGCTTTTAG ACGTCGGCTATTGATCAATCCCGAAGAGCATCCTATGCTGATAGCTGAACCATCTACAAACAGTGGACAGCAAAGAGAGAA AGCAGCAGAACTTATGTTTGAGAAGTATAAAGTGCCAGCGCTGTTCCTAGCAAAAAATGCA GTTCTCACATCTTTTGCATCTGGACGTGCTACATCTCTGGTGGTTGACAG TGGTGGAGGGTCTACTGTGATTTCTGCTGTGCATGATGGTTATGTTTTGCAAAAG TCTGTTGCAACTTCTCCAATTGGTGGTGAATTTTTAACTGACTGTATGATGAAAAGCTTGGAGAGCAAGGGCGTTGTT ATTAGGCCCCGATATTCATTTAAGAAGAAGGAAGTGAGCCCTGGCGATTACAAG GTTGTAGATCTGGATTTTCCAAACACGACGGATAGTTATAGGTTGTACTGCATG AGAGCTATTGCTAGCGACATCAAGGAGTCAGTTTGCAGAGTTCCAGATACTCCCTTTGATG AAGTGGCATATGCAAATGTTCCTACAACTTCATATGAGCTTCCAGATGGGCA AACTATTGAAGTTGGTGCAGATAGATTCAAGATTCCTGACATTTTGTTCAATCCATATCTTTCTCAG ACCATTCCTGGTGTCGAAGGATTTGGAGATTCTACTTCAATTCGTGGACTTCCACGAATG GTCCTTGACAGTGTAAATAGGTGTGATGTTGACATTCGCAAGGAGCTACTCAGCAGCATTTTG CTTTCTGGCGGCTCATCATCAATTCTGCAGTTAAAGGAGCGCCTAGAAAAGGAAGTAATGGAG GAGTCCCCTCAAAATGCTCGTGTAAAGGTTTTGGCAAGTGGAAATTCAATAGAGAGGCGATTCAG TGTTTGGATTGGAGGAAGCATTCTTGCATCTCTTGGGTCGTTCCAGCAAATGTGGTTCTCCAAGGCAGA GTATGAAGAGCATGGTGTTTCCTATATCCAAAGGAAATGCCCATGA
- the LOC124655069 gene encoding actin-related protein 4-like isoform X2 — MDVDKAKTKRKYFVGQELEFRRDHMELIPPMKDGIVTDWDVVDNIWNHAFRRRLLINPEEHPMLIAEPSTNSGQQREKAAELMFEKYKVPALFLAKNAVLTSFASGRATSLVVDSGGGSTVISAVHDGYVLQKSVATSPIGGEFLTDCMMKSLESKGVVIRPRYSFKKKEVSPGDYKVVDLDFPNTTDSYRLYCMRAIASDIKESVCRVPDTPFDEVAYANVPTTSYELPDGQTIEVGADRFKIPDILFNPYLSQTIPGVEGFGDSTSIRGLPRMVLDSVNRCDVDIRKELLSSILLSGGSSSILQLKERLEKEVMEESPQNARVKVLASGNSIERRFSVWIGGSILASLGSFQQMWFSKAE; from the exons ATGGATGTGGACAAAGCCAAGACAAAGCGCAAATATTTTGTCGGTCAAGAATTAGAGTTCAGGAGGGATCATATGGAG CTGATCCCGCCAATGAAAGATGGAATAGTTACTGATTGGGATGTTGTTGACAACATATGGAATCATGCTTTTAG ACGTCGGCTATTGATCAATCCCGAAGAGCATCCTATGCTGATAGCTGAACCATCTACAAACAGTGGACAGCAAAGAGAGAA AGCAGCAGAACTTATGTTTGAGAAGTATAAAGTGCCAGCGCTGTTCCTAGCAAAAAATGCA GTTCTCACATCTTTTGCATCTGGACGTGCTACATCTCTGGTGGTTGACAG TGGTGGAGGGTCTACTGTGATTTCTGCTGTGCATGATGGTTATGTTTTGCAAAAG TCTGTTGCAACTTCTCCAATTGGTGGTGAATTTTTAACTGACTGTATGATGAAAAGCTTGGAGAGCAAGGGCGTTGTT ATTAGGCCCCGATATTCATTTAAGAAGAAGGAAGTGAGCCCTGGCGATTACAAG GTTGTAGATCTGGATTTTCCAAACACGACGGATAGTTATAGGTTGTACTGCATG AGAGCTATTGCTAGCGACATCAAGGAGTCAGTTTGCAGAGTTCCAGATACTCCCTTTGATG AAGTGGCATATGCAAATGTTCCTACAACTTCATATGAGCTTCCAGATGGGCA AACTATTGAAGTTGGTGCAGATAGATTCAAGATTCCTGACATTTTGTTCAATCCATATCTTTCTCAG ACCATTCCTGGTGTCGAAGGATTTGGAGATTCTACTTCAATTCGTGGACTTCCACGAATG GTCCTTGACAGTGTAAATAGGTGTGATGTTGACATTCGCAAGGAGCTACTCAGCAGCATTTTG CTTTCTGGCGGCTCATCATCAATTCTGCAGTTAAAGGAGCGCCTAGAAAAGGAAGTAATGGAG GAGTCCCCTCAAAATGCTCGTGTAAAGGTTTTGGCAAGTGGAAATTCAATAGAGAGGCGATTCAG TGTTTGGATTGGAGGAAGCATTCTTGCATCTCTTGGGTCGTTCCAGCAAATGTGGTTCTCCAAGGCAGAGTAA